From a single Pongo pygmaeus isolate AG05252 chromosome 12, NHGRI_mPonPyg2-v2.0_pri, whole genome shotgun sequence genomic region:
- the LOC129030825 gene encoding small integral membrane protein 7-like, producing the protein MIGDILLFGTLLMNAGAVLNFKLKKKDMQGFGKEAWEPSTGDNIMEFLLSLRYFSIFTILWNIFIMCCMIVLFGS; encoded by the coding sequence ATGATTGGGGACATCCTGCTGTTTGGGACATTGCTAATGAATGCTGGGGCAGTGCTCAACTTTAAGCTGAAAAAGAAGGACATGCAGGGCTTTGGGAAGGAGGCGTGGGAGCCCAGCACAGGTGACAACATTATGGAATTCTTACTGAGCCTCAGATACTTTTCAATCTTCACCATCCTGTGGAACATCTTCATTATGTGCTGCATGATTGTGCTGTTTGGCTCTTGA